Proteins from a single region of Synechococcus sp. WH 8109:
- a CDS encoding DMT family transporter, which translates to MPSLRLWFLMVLPFALWGTAMTAMAPLLASAGPWLVAGLRLVPAGLALLLWGQFTGRGLAIDSRDRPWFLLFTLVDATLFQGLLARGLEGTGAGLGSVLIDCQPLLVALMARALFMESINPIGWMGLAIGLAGIVCIGLPAELLGHWWLLADPPVVQQLFQPGEGWMLLAAVAMAAGTVLIRFASRHSDPVSVTAWHMVLGGLPLLGVHALQRADAGLAWTATDWARMGYASLLGSALAYGLFFWFANQRDLTSFSSLGFLTPVFALATGGWLLGERLDLLQWIGVVMVLVSVIFVSQRRRFWEPLPLEDPSS; encoded by the coding sequence ATGCCGTCTTTGCGACTCTGGTTTCTGATGGTGTTGCCCTTCGCGCTCTGGGGAACGGCGATGACCGCCATGGCGCCATTGCTCGCCAGCGCAGGGCCTTGGCTGGTTGCTGGCTTGCGCCTTGTGCCCGCCGGTTTGGCTCTTCTGCTCTGGGGGCAGTTCACCGGCCGAGGCCTAGCGATCGATTCCCGTGATCGGCCTTGGTTCCTCCTATTTACCCTGGTGGATGCCACCTTGTTTCAAGGCCTGTTGGCGCGGGGATTGGAGGGCACAGGCGCGGGTCTCGGTTCCGTCCTGATTGATTGCCAACCTCTGTTGGTGGCCCTGATGGCACGCGCGTTGTTCATGGAGTCAATCAATCCCATCGGCTGGATGGGGCTGGCCATTGGTTTGGCTGGAATCGTCTGCATCGGCCTGCCGGCTGAGCTGTTGGGACATTGGTGGTTGCTGGCTGACCCGCCGGTGGTGCAGCAGTTGTTTCAGCCCGGGGAGGGCTGGATGTTGCTGGCGGCCGTCGCCATGGCAGCTGGGACGGTGTTGATTCGCTTTGCCTCACGCCACAGCGATCCGGTCAGCGTCACGGCCTGGCACATGGTGCTGGGGGGACTTCCCTTGCTAGGGGTTCATGCCCTGCAGCGCGCGGATGCCGGCTTGGCCTGGACGGCAACGGACTGGGCGCGCATGGGATACGCAAGTCTGCTCGGAAGCGCCCTCGCCTACGGATTGTTCTTCTGGTTCGCCAATCAGCGCGATCTCACGAGTTTCAGCAGCCTCGGATTTCTCACCCCTGTGTTTGCCTTAGCCACCGGTGGGTGGTTGCTGGGAGAGCGCCTTGATCTGCTCCAGTGGATCGGTGTTGTGATGGTGCTCGTGTCGGTGATATTTGTGAGTCAACGTCGCCGGTTCTGGGAGCCGCTTCCGCTTGAGGACCCCTCCTCATGA
- a CDS encoding glycosyltransferase: MMVSPLHLVIVNTPIGALGSGEGGGVELTLRSLVQGLVRRGHRLTVVAAKGSTLPADCSGVELLEVEGVNQSSWQHAAEHAPVEIPRNGLLPALWEAALDVGQSADAVINGGYDWLPLWLTQRVSARLFHLVSMGNVAAVMRDVIEAVAAWDSRRLSFHTYRQAADFRLPSPPNVVGNGFDLSNYTFQGQTNGPLGWAGRIAPEKGLEDAAAAAAALGEHLLVWGLREDDAYARQVELSVPKGTIDWRGFRSTRELQQEMGNCRALINTPKWNEAYGNVVVEALACGVPVVAYDRGGPGELICSGRTGWLVPPDDVAALTEALRRVDSIERSLCRSWAEEHASCEVFSQRVESWVRTGLMGDVSINRRS; this comes from the coding sequence ATGATGGTGTCGCCGCTTCACCTCGTAATCGTCAACACGCCCATCGGGGCCCTCGGCAGTGGCGAGGGTGGTGGTGTGGAGCTCACCCTCCGATCCTTGGTGCAGGGGTTGGTGCGGCGCGGCCACAGGCTCACGGTTGTGGCCGCCAAGGGCTCCACGCTCCCCGCAGACTGCAGCGGAGTTGAGTTGCTGGAGGTGGAGGGTGTGAACCAGTCCAGCTGGCAGCACGCCGCCGAGCATGCGCCGGTCGAAATTCCCCGCAACGGTCTTCTGCCGGCTCTCTGGGAGGCCGCGCTCGATGTGGGTCAGTCCGCCGACGCGGTGATCAACGGTGGCTACGACTGGCTGCCGCTGTGGCTGACGCAACGGGTCAGCGCCAGGCTCTTTCATCTCGTGAGCATGGGGAATGTGGCTGCGGTGATGCGCGATGTGATCGAAGCCGTCGCCGCCTGGGATTCCCGTCGCCTTTCTTTTCACACCTACCGCCAGGCCGCTGATTTCCGGCTGCCTTCTCCGCCCAATGTTGTGGGCAACGGATTTGATCTCAGCAACTACACCTTTCAAGGGCAGACCAATGGCCCCCTGGGTTGGGCGGGCCGCATCGCTCCGGAAAAGGGGCTGGAGGATGCTGCTGCTGCCGCTGCTGCCCTGGGTGAGCATCTTCTGGTTTGGGGGTTGCGTGAGGACGACGCCTATGCGCGGCAGGTGGAGTTGAGTGTTCCCAAGGGCACGATCGACTGGCGTGGATTTCGATCGACCCGGGAGCTGCAGCAAGAGATGGGCAACTGCCGCGCTCTGATCAACACACCGAAATGGAATGAGGCCTACGGCAATGTTGTGGTGGAAGCCCTGGCCTGTGGTGTTCCGGTCGTCGCCTATGACCGTGGTGGACCGGGGGAGCTGATCTGTTCGGGTCGCACAGGCTGGTTGGTGCCCCCCGACGATGTCGCTGCCCTCACGGAGGCTCTTCGGCGCGTCGACAGCATCGAGCGCTCCCTCTGCCGCAGCTGGGCAGAAGAGCATGCCTCCTGTGAGGTCTTCAGTCAGCGTGTTGAATCGTGGGTTCGAACAGGACTGATGGGGGATGTCAGCATCAACCGCAGGAGCTGA